CTCGTAGTCTATGGTGGCAAGTTCTGCTGCGTTAATGGAAAGAATCCTGCCAGAACGATGGACAATATCATCGATGAACAGGGGTCGAATGTGGCGAGGGTTGATGCCACCCACTGTATGGACATCCTGGCCAACGAAGAACAACGGGAAAAGATCGCACAGGAAATGGCCGGTGGGGAAAAGGTATGGTGGATGACGCCGGGCTGGGTCAAGTTTCGACATTATGTGTTTAAGGGGTGGGATAAGGGCCTTGCCAATGAAAATTTCCCACGGCATGCCGGAGGAGCCATTGTCCTCGATGCAGTGGGCTACGTTGACCGGTATATGGCCGAACGCCCTGAAGAGTTCCTGGAGTACTCTGACTGGATGGGGATACCCATCAATGCCTATCCTGTTACACTGGATCGTTTCAAGTCCCTGCTGATTGAGCAAGCCAATCAATTGCATAAGACATGAGCCCTAAATCAGTACGGTAGATTTGTTTTGGCAGGCAGCGAAGCGGAGCTGAGTTCGACGATGCACTCTTTCATAAGATGATCGGACCAATTGCTGTTTATGAACCAGCGACGGAAATGTTCAGGCGATGTGGGAATGCGTTTCACTGCATTGGCTGCTGTTCGCCTCCCTTTCTCGGTCACAGCCCCATCCCCTGATAGG
The window above is part of the Deltaproteobacteria bacterium genome. Proteins encoded here:
- a CDS encoding DUF1638 domain-containing protein; the protein is MGQPSFSDIVIVSCGTLSLELRYLQKSGFLDARHIFYNTPGLHEKPRELERQLIYRINKAKEKADRVLVVYGGKFCCVNGKNPARTMDNIIDEQGSNVARVDATHCMDILANEEQREKIAQEMAGGEKVWWMTPGWVKFRHYVFKGWDKGLANENFPRHAGGAIVLDAVGYVDRYMAERPEEFLEYSDWMGIPINAYPVTLDRFKSLLIEQANQLHKT